Within the Drosophila melanogaster chromosome 3R genome, the region taaatatCCCGGGGTGCGatcattttataaatagtCTCCTGTGTAAGCAGTGCTCTATGGTTGGTGTCGAACTCCGCTAGGCGAAGGGCAACTCGGCTAAGGTGGTTTCATTCGCTGTTTGAAAAAGTTAAGCTAAGTTATTTTGaatcttataaattataaattatctTATCTTAAATTATCTTATAAACAACGacttttttttcgtatttggACATTAATGTTGACAAATTGTAGATTTGTATTAAATGTAGTTCGTAATATTCAGTTTTTTTGTATGTATCTACATTTAAACAGAATTTCCCCAATGTTTCCCGTTTTAGCAATGACACACTccatattttatttgactAACCAGGTGTAGGGCTTAAATTCTAGCAGTGATTGTAAAAATTTGTACAGAAGCATATCGCTTAAATCACAGAGTTCTTTGAAAGCGTAGTAAAGATagtgtaaaatataaaatatattcgcTTGTAGTTGACCGAATGTCGTATGGTGATGGTGTCGCCATCTAGgagttattttttttgtttaagatGTGGGGGCCCGAATCTTATCATAGATTCCCGTCAGCTTTATCTGCCGATCCACACTCGATCAGCTTGGTGTTACCGTCTGTTGTATGGCGTCACATCCAGGCGACATAGAAGTGCATAGGAtgcacagcagcagccgccgtCTTAGGAATAACGGAGTAATgatatactagattcgttgaaaactaAGTAACACTACATAATCCGACTATATAATCTTTTATAATTTCTATCGgcttgataaaaaaaaacttttcataatttccatcggtttgataaaaaaaacttcttgCCACTCTAACACCAAAAACCTCCCATTTTTCTCATTATATGTAGTctccaatatctatcgatatgccagaaaaataatgaaatgtaGCGTTCTTACTTTCACTGGCAGCATTCaccaattaataaattaacgTTTCCGTACCTTAAAagttgttttaaaaaattgaaacatatttaatttccTTAACGGTATAGCGATAAGAGAATATAACGGCTCTCTTAATGGCAAGACATTCCGGATGGTCTGAACAGTTTGTGTGTAGCTATCGTTGGCTGCTAAACAGTCATGATAACCCTATTAAAACCAATTCATAAATGGCTCTGCTTCTGCCTAATTGCAATAATCGTAATTCTCGGCATCAAAACCCAAAATGCAAATACTAAGCCCAGAGTTTCAGAAGTCACAGGATCGGATGACACAAATTCCGACATTCCTCCTGCTGAAGAAGATCGAAATGTACAGGATGTAGTCCGGCCCGCATATTTTGTGGAGTCCGCCAAGTGCAAGATCCCGTATGTTGATCCCTTCGCCTCAGATGCAATGGCCATTTTCCACCCCGAGCATTTTGAGACCTGCTCAAACGAAACCGCCCTGGTTACTCCGATCTATGACATCAGTCGGCAGCGATATGTACTCTTCATCAATGAGTCGTTAGCCTCCATTATTCTCAACTCCAATGGGGGGGAGTACAATTGCTATTATCAGGAGATAACGCGGGACCGTAAGCACGACAGTTATGATAAGTAATATCTTGCTTGATTTGTTGCTTAGAACCAACTCCCTATTAATTTCATACTTTTCAGGATGGAGCGAAAATACTTCTCTCAGAACTACGAGGTGCCGCTCCATGTTGAGGGCCTGATCTTGACCTGCCATCGTCTTGGCAACGAGTCGGATATTTTGCAGAGCGATGCGTATAACCTCATTCAATACAGGCCACCACCCAAAGGACTCTCGCTGAAACCGTCCAAGAGGAAGCCAAGTGTCCTTATGTTCGGCATAGACAGCCTTTCGCGGATCAATTTGCGTAGAACTATGCCGAAGGTCTATAAGTTCCTAACGAGGGACGGGTGGTTCGAGCAGCAAGGATACAATAAGGTGGGTAAAGAAAGCGGGATTTATAAACGAGgactaaatattttatcatgTGCAGATAGGCGACAACACCTTCCCCAATCTGTTGGCCATTTTGACAGGCTACAATCCAGAGTCGGCCATTAAGAAGGTGTGCAACTGGCACGAGGATGGGTGCCTAGATAGGACCCCTTTTATATGGCACTACTTCCGGAATGCCAGCTATCTCACAGCCTATGCTGAGGATGAGGCAGGCATTAATACATTCAACTATTGGAAACCGGGTTTCCTGGAGCAGCCCACCGACTTCTACTTAAGGCCCTTGCAGAAGGCCATTGAATCGGGCCTGAACACCTGGAAATGCAGTGACTGCTCGATGAAGTACTGTATCGGCCGGCGGATCACGAGCAGTTATGCCTACGACATGGCCAGAAATTTTGCCAACCGTTTCGTGGATGAGCGACCCATTTGGGGTCTGTTCTGGTCAAACAGTTTCAGCCACGACAGCTTCCAAATGCCCTCGAAAATGGAGGACTATGTGCTTCAGTACCTGCTGGACTTCGAGGCCGATGGTGTGTTCGATCAGAGTATTATGGTGTTCCTCTCGGATCATGGCTCACGCTATGGCAGACTCATGTCCCTGCCGAGTGGATTCCTGGAAGAGCGTCTTCCCTCGATGTTTATCTATTTGCCGCCTTGGTTCCGGGCTCAGTATCCGGAATACGCCAGGGCCCTTGAGCTGAATCGGAATCGGCTTACATCCAACTACGATCTGCACAACACCCTGAAACACATCATCGAACTGGGCGGCACTCCAGATGGTCAAACATTGCCCAAAGCGGCCGACTGTCCCAAGTGCCAATCCCTTTTTTATCCCGTCGATGAGACAAGGTCGTGTGAGGATGCCGGAATACCGGAGCACTTCTGCACCTGTGTGCCTTACAAAAGACTGGATACGCAATGGGCAAAGAGCATTGCCCCCAAGGTGATCGGTCGAATCAACGAGTATCTGGCCGGCAGGAATCTGAGTAAGATTTGTTCTGAACTCACGCTCAGCTATATTCACCTGACAGAAATGAAAGTCGAGCTAGACCAGAACTTCCACGACGATGTGCCTCGTGCGGAGTTAGGCACCTATCGCACCATGTTCAAGGTGAAGCAGAACTCCGCCGACTTCCGGGCCACCGTTATCTTCAATAATGTTACAGATTccgtggaggtggaggtgcCTACTATTAGTCGGCTCGACAGCTATGAAAATGTTTCAACATGTGTAAAAGATAAAACCGACAAGatgtattgtatttgcaaGTGTGATATCAAAGATGATTAGAATGTTGTAcagatatttaaatattttattgtttttattgcctcCCTTACTTGAATAATAAGTTAAATGATTACATAATTAGGgatatcttttttttaatcatGTTACTCGGTGAAACAAGATCTACGATATTTGATAAGTTTCCCTATAGATAAGACAAGGTATTCAAATTTCAGACTACTTGGctatattgatttttattatcaaCAAATTTCATAGAGTTCCGACATGCAATTATATTTCTTAACTTTTGTGAAAAACATTTGGTGTTATATTCCTTGTTAGTAGGGGGTCGCTGTTCTCTTTATTGTCTGATAAACATATGTaagttataattataaattaattgtaaattaacTCTGAGAATGCTCGATATCGGATTGAGTAGTTTTTCTTATTAGTTTCGAATCGAAATAACAgttcttgttttgtttgcagtAGCTAGAACTGAAGGTAATCTCAACTTATGATTGCATCTATAAAATTTACTTGCAgaaacacagatacagatactgcAGCGCGATCTTCTTCACAGTCGCCGCTTCCAGATGGAACTGGTGATCGAGATTAGACCTGACCAATCAAAAGTGCTCATGCTAGAGCTTTTCCTATATATCTAGCTCTAAATAATCCAGACATTCATCAAGGCGCCTCGCAGGTCATCGGTGATAAGCGGCATGGGTACCTTGCCGTGAGCTTTTTCTAGGCTCAAAGGGCGGATGGAAAGGTGGAAGCCATCCGAGCTCACCTCTCTTTCCGCTCCTTTCAGTCGGACTTATCTGCGCTTATCATCGCGTGGGTTGTTTACCTGCACAAGCGCACGTTTAATAACAAAGGAGTCGCCCTTCTTTTCCCAGCGAGCTTTCAGCTGCATCCAATGAACTTTATGTGGCTTGCATTTTGTCAGCAGCACTCATAAAAACCTATCTAAAATTGAATCTAAGGTGCAGTAGAGAATAATAAGATTCCGCACTTGAAACCGTTCGTCGGGGCAATCATTAAGCAGGGTTTCATCATGTGATGGGGTTGAGCTTACGTGACTCAGTTGAAAAATGTTGAGGTCCTGGTAAATTCAAAATTGAAAGCAAATATCTCTCTTAAGTGACAAAAAGTCACTGCAATACATTAAAGCGCCGCTTTGTTTTgcagatatatatttattgtccTGCCGCGTGGATTTAAAGGGCCAAAGGCAGCCAGTGGTCTTTGGCATCGCATTGGGAATGGCCTGC harbors:
- the CG9988 gene encoding uncharacterized protein, which produces MITLLKPIHKWLCFCLIAIIVILGIKTQNANTKPRVSEVTGSDDTNSDIPPAEEDRNVQDVVRPAYFVESAKCKIPYVDPFASDAMAIFHPEHFETCSNETALVTPIYDISRQRYVLFINESLASIILNSNGGEYNCYYQEITRDRKHDSYDKMERKYFSQNYEVPLHVEGLILTCHRLGNESDILQSDAYNLIQYRPPPKGLSLKPSKRKPSVLMFGIDSLSRINLRRTMPKVYKFLTRDGWFEQQGYNKIGDNTFPNLLAILTGYNPESAIKKVCNWHEDGCLDRTPFIWHYFRNASYLTAYAEDEAGINTFNYWKPGFLEQPTDFYLRPLQKAIESGLNTWKCSDCSMKYCIGRRITSSYAYDMARNFANRFVDERPIWGLFWSNSFSHDSFQMPSKMEDYVLQYLLDFEADGVFDQSIMVFLSDHGSRYGRLMSLPSGFLEERLPSMFIYLPPWFRAQYPEYARALELNRNRLTSNYDLHNTLKHIIELGGTPDGQTLPKAADCPKCQSLFYPVDETRSCEDAGIPEHFCTCVPYKRLDTQWAKSIAPKVIGRINEYLAGRNLSKICSELTLSYIHLTEMKVELDQNFHDDVPRAELGTYRTMFKVKQNSADFRATVIFNNVTDSVEVEVPTISRLDSYENVSTCVKDKTDKMYCICKCDIKDD